A DNA window from Rossellomorea marisflavi contains the following coding sequences:
- a CDS encoding rhodanese-related sulfurtransferase has product MNDYRVLLYYNYVNVENAEEYAPQHKAKCEEIGLLGRILISEEGINGTCSGTVEQTDAYMEYMRNDPRFKDTVFKIEETDGHAFKKLKVKYRKELVTLRLEDDVDPNKLTGQYLEPKEFYEQIQREDTIVLDARNDYEYDLGHFRGAIRPDIRNFRDLPQWIRDNKEKFMDKKIITYCTGGIRCEKFSGWLLKEGFEDVAQLHGGIVTYGQDPEVQGDLWDGQLYVFDERISVPVNRKEHVVIARDFYDGEPCERYVNCAYPPCNQKIICSEENEHKYMRSCSHECRTHPENRYVQEYGLTEEEVAERLAVIEREKETAAI; this is encoded by the coding sequence ATGAACGACTATCGCGTTTTACTGTATTACAACTATGTAAATGTGGAAAATGCAGAGGAATACGCTCCTCAGCATAAAGCCAAGTGTGAAGAAATCGGACTGCTCGGACGCATCCTGATTTCTGAAGAAGGAATCAACGGAACATGCTCCGGAACAGTTGAACAGACTGACGCTTACATGGAGTATATGAGAAACGACCCGCGTTTCAAAGACACGGTCTTCAAAATTGAAGAAACAGATGGCCACGCGTTCAAGAAATTGAAGGTCAAATACCGTAAAGAACTGGTTACCCTTCGCCTTGAAGATGATGTAGATCCGAATAAACTTACTGGCCAATACCTTGAGCCGAAAGAATTCTACGAACAAATCCAGCGCGAAGACACCATCGTCCTCGACGCACGGAATGATTATGAATATGACCTTGGACACTTCAGAGGCGCGATCCGCCCGGATATCCGCAACTTCCGCGACCTTCCGCAATGGATCCGCGACAACAAAGAAAAGTTCATGGATAAAAAGATCATCACCTATTGCACAGGCGGAATCCGCTGTGAGAAATTCTCCGGCTGGCTCCTGAAAGAAGGATTCGAAGACGTTGCACAGCTTCACGGAGGCATCGTGACGTACGGTCAGGATCCAGAAGTGCAGGGTGACCTATGGGACGGCCAGCTCTACGTATTCGATGAGCGTATCTCAGTACCGGTCAACCGTAAAGAGCACGTGGTCATTGCCCGTGACTTCTACGACGGCGAACCATGTGAACGCTACGTCAACTGCGCGTACCCGCCATGTAACCAAAAAATTATCTGCTCTGAAGAAAATGAGCACAAATATATGAGAAGCTGCTCTCACGAATGCCGCACACATCCTGAAAACCGTTATGTACAAGAATACGGTCTCACAGAAGAAGAAGTGGCAGAACGCCTCGCTGTAATCGAGCGTGAGAAAGAAACAGCTGCGATCTAA
- a CDS encoding NADH-dependent flavin oxidoreductase — translation MNEKFKELLSPYTFKNGIELKNRVIMAPMTNFSSDDNGNVTDAEVDYYARRSQGVSMVITACTNVTPNGKGFPGEFAGHSDDMIPSLERLAKGIKDQGAKAILQIFHGGVQCPPELVDGDVVSASDLTGENGEKKARGLSQGEIEEIIEAFGETTRRAIEAGYDGVEIHGANGYLLHQFFSPMTNQREDQFGGSLENRMAFPLAVVDKIKSVVDEHATAPFLVGYRFSPEEPEENGFTMGETLKFVDALADKELDYLHVSLFDFFSTPRSGVDDLEKTRIDYLLETIGDRAPLIGVGSIYSAEDAYKAFQTDVPLLAIGRELIIDPDWVQKIEEGRENEIITEIDKEKQKELVIPDPLWNAVLNTPGWFPGV, via the coding sequence ATGAACGAAAAATTCAAAGAACTGCTATCTCCATATACATTCAAAAATGGAATCGAACTCAAAAACCGCGTGATCATGGCACCGATGACGAACTTCTCATCCGATGACAACGGCAACGTGACAGATGCAGAAGTCGACTATTACGCCCGCCGCTCACAAGGTGTCAGCATGGTCATCACGGCCTGCACCAATGTGACACCGAACGGAAAAGGGTTCCCAGGTGAATTCGCCGGTCATTCAGATGACATGATCCCAAGCCTTGAGCGTCTTGCTAAAGGCATCAAGGACCAAGGCGCCAAAGCCATCCTGCAAATCTTCCACGGCGGCGTTCAATGTCCACCGGAACTCGTGGATGGCGACGTCGTGAGTGCAAGTGACCTCACAGGCGAAAACGGCGAGAAAAAAGCCCGCGGTTTATCTCAAGGTGAAATCGAAGAAATCATCGAAGCATTCGGTGAAACAACACGCCGTGCCATTGAAGCCGGATACGACGGAGTCGAGATCCACGGTGCGAACGGATATCTTCTTCACCAGTTCTTCTCTCCGATGACAAATCAGCGTGAAGATCAATTTGGTGGAAGCCTTGAAAACCGCATGGCATTCCCACTTGCTGTTGTAGATAAAATCAAGAGTGTGGTGGATGAGCATGCCACTGCTCCATTCCTTGTCGGCTACCGCTTCTCTCCTGAAGAGCCGGAAGAGAACGGCTTCACCATGGGTGAAACCTTGAAGTTTGTCGATGCCCTAGCGGATAAAGAACTTGATTATCTCCACGTATCACTCTTTGACTTCTTCTCTACACCGCGCAGCGGAGTGGATGATCTTGAGAAAACCCGTATCGACTACCTGCTTGAAACCATCGGTGACCGTGCGCCCCTTATCGGCGTAGGTTCCATCTATTCAGCAGAGGATGCGTATAAAGCATTCCAGACCGATGTACCGCTTCTAGCAATCGGCCGCGAGCTCATCATCGATCCTGACTGGGTTCAGAAGATCGAAGAAGGTCGCGAGAATGAAATCATCACGGAAATCGATAAAGAAAAACAAAAAGAACTCGTCATCCCGGATCCACTCTGGAATGCCGTCTTGAATACTCCAGGCTGGTTCCCTGGCGTTTAA